Below is a window of Electrophorus electricus isolate fEleEle1 chromosome 1, fEleEle1.pri, whole genome shotgun sequence DNA.
aatgcatatatataaGCGAAATAatgtattaacatttaaaatcaaatgtattttccaTACAAATAGCTAGAAAACTTACCTGCGCAAGACCTGGTTTTCCATATTTTGAGCAGCAGAATAATGATTGCTGCTAAGTGAGACAGATCTCCTGCCAATCTAAAGATATTCATTGTCGTTTTTGAAGTTTGTACTTCAAACAGCCGAAAACAAACTTTTGTCCGCTGCTattccaaatgaaaaatatctgaaatttGCTTTAACCGGATCTCCACACTTTTCCAGCGCATTCCTCCAAGAAATATGGCGAACAGGGGGCGACGTGGCCGGTGGACGTGGCCAAGAGTTGAATTACAATGCAAGCCGGGAAAAGTAGTAACTTAGCAATCCGAAACGTTTTGTGTCTGGCACGCCCCCAAGAATCTTGTAGGGTGATTATCCTACAATTAGGTTATTCTGTGGCTGGACTCGAGTAAGTTGTACTCTACCTAAAGATCCATGatagatgaaaaataaataagtaagtaaatagATATATCGTAAATAGTATTATATGATGATAATCTCCACTATCAATATTGTTTTCAATCAGCAGAAAGTAACATAGGCTGATTTTGCTAATCTTTATCACAAAAGAGACTACCACAACTTAAAGACGTTTTTGattccatttatttttgttccataTACATTAGGTATTATCAAATTCAGATGGCATATTTTTTGAACTTGTAACAAATTGGTGCTGAATGACCTTCAATGTTGAACACACCTTAGTCCTTGTGTCATATAACGCAGCTGGTTTGCCATAGACCAAAAGTAACAGTGAATTCTACAGCTGGgctgatttttttccttcttttttacTGCCCCAAAACCAAAATGCTTTGTTTGTTATTCTGATGAAGTAATCACCAAATATGACTCATGGGCTGTTGCACAGGAAGGCAGACTCAAGAAGTCGAGGCTAGatcacttctctcttttatCATATACCATTTCTATCTCTCAGGGACTTAAAGACTTTTCTTTGTCTAGAATACAAAGGAGGACACAAGGTGATACTTTCAACCAAACTGGTTATCAGCATGGTTCTTTGCCCATTTCTTCCAATAATATGTACTCTTGTCATTGCACAAGGTAAGGAGCTGAAAGATATGGTATTTAAGTACATTTTGGAATTGTATAGGATGAATATGTAATGTATGTGGCAAAGCTTTCAGTATCCAGGTGATGTGATACCTTTCGTACCCCTGGTTTCAGTGCTCACTACTGAGGAGTGTCAGGTAGCAGTGATCCAGTCAGAAGAACTGCTCTTTGGCAGTGTGAACCAGTCTCTCTCCATTCCCTGCCATGTCACTGTGTCTGCCTGCAACGGTTTGATCAACAGTTCGCCCATGATGGTTTGGTATATGTTCAAGAAAGACTCCCATTCCCAGCTGGATCTGAAAAGCCAGCCCCTCAAGTACAGGCTGGAGACCCAACATCTGAGCATTCATTCCCTCTCAGCTGATGACAATGGTGTGTATTACTGTGCCGCCATTCTTAAGACTGTTTCAgctaataaagaaaaacaagcttttGGAAGTGGTACCACAGTAACGGTGAAAGGTAAGACCCAGCTGCAGTGTCAATGATTTCAAATTGATGTTGATACCTAGGTTTGTTGTTAACCATTGTtaaaatgtgtgctgtgttcagaGAACAGCTTCACCACTGGCCACATGCTGCTTGTAATGTTGCTGGTCTTACTGATGCTCTATAGTCTCACCATCCTGAGTTTCATTGTATGTATAAAGGTGAGCTTGAACTGTTAAGctgtaatgaaaatgaaatacttGCTGCAAAATCACCgaatgacaaaaataaagaaaaggttACCATGTTATTTGCTTGTATTGTATTCAAACTGAACTAAATTCACCTAACTAGACAAGAGGAAGCACACTGTTCTTACAAGGAAGACTGAGGACAAGTCAAATTAAGGTATTGCTGAATTACTTCAGAAAAgtttatttatcattttgtaCTACTGTAACTGAATTTATTAGACCACATCTGTCCTGTTGAAATTATTAACTTATTATCTTTACAGTTGCCAGTGTTTATTAATTAGCTTTAGGTAAattcatgttctctctcactatctGCTACAAACTAATAGTACTATAGCCAGTTATACTGCATATCACCATATACATGTCATGCTTTTATAAGAGACTCAATAAAGTAACAAGGTACTCAACAAGTACTGGTGTGACATTTGGTCTAAATGTAAGTGATCTCGATATGTTCAAATTGTATATCGTCTGCACAAGGTAagaatattaattatataatttttgaATATTCCAATGACTTCTGATCATCTCTCTATATAGGTTTTTTGGTTTCATTAACGATGGAAATATACTGAAGTTTCCTGTTACTGTTTTCAGAGTACCTCGACCAGAAGAGTCCAGTTTGGCGCTGTGGTGCAAGAATTGTACACCAAGAGGAACTTGCGCAGTAGCAATAAAACCTCTCCCAGTGAAGCTTCCCCAGAAAACAAGGTTCACTTTCATTTATATACCTTATTGGTTTAAATAAGAGAACAGTGGATAAAATAAATCTGGACTAAGGTAACTGATTATTTTATAGTTTCGTGCTGACAGACAAAGCATCTACCAAAACATGTACAAGACTGAATGAATCAGTGCTCTTATTGACTATCAACAGTGTGAAACACACAggaagaaggaagagagagtgacTGAGGACACAACATTCAAGTGAGCAGCTTTTGCTCGGGATAAACATTGCCCATTCCAAAGTCCTCATCTAAATCAGTATGAGCCATGAGTATGAGATCCTTCTGAAAAGTGAACATTCAGCTAGAGCCATAAATGTCATAGTGACAGCCTGGTAATGAAGCATGCTATTTTCTGCTACAAATATCCATATTTGTTGCCAATTTCAGATGCACGACATGTTTACTgaagcctgttttttttttccttattctTCATCACTTCTTTGAACTGTAATACAATAATCTGGAATTTATAAATGACAGTCTATCAGCAAATGCATTGGCGCTGCTTTGCCAAACTTTGAAATCTGAAGCAAAAGTTTAATTAAACATCTTTAATTGATAGCAATTTGTTTAATATAGGAGGAGTCTACTTGTACTTTATAATAGTAATTTCCTATTATGGCTTTCCATTGTAGTGGAAATCTTCCTGGACTggttagagaaaaaaaaaaaaagattgcagtAATTGCTGTGCTATGAATTGACTCAGAGGCAagggtaaaaaaagaaagataatgATTATTCAAAGACAGCCTGAGGGCgtctgagttacacacacaagcatctgtAAGGGACAGGCACTTGGcatgtgtaagagagagggCAACTTTGTTACAGTCGTTGTTACAGTGTATTGTTTGGTGCATATCCTTCACTGCTGACAGCTGTGAGATTTGGTAGTCTGTACTGTGAACACAACACTGTTGCTTCTTATGAAACTGCTTGGTTAAAAGATGgtaatttatttagttttaatgtttcttaGTCTACTTGTTGTACATAATTTTCCAAGTTATAGTGAACTATATCAGGATTATTATGtgttttaattatataaaagcTTCCTCAAAACCACTAGTCATTTTTTCCATAGTTGTtcattactgtatttttaaaactgatgtCTTATAAAAACAATagtaacaaaaaataatttgggCTGTGggtattattttgttttgaagtgCTTTctggaatttttattttctgcataCCATATTCCACTGTGTACCCTAGtcctgtgttttgtatttgtttgttacaGCTTTACATTGTTAAGGTGCTCTCGCAAGGTCAATGTTTCTATGTTCCAGAACACCGTGCAATACATTGTTACAGTGTTATAATGTTAAAGTGCTCTCACATGTTTCAGgttttcaagtttcaaagttttatttgtcacatacatagtcatacatggtataactcgcagtgaaatgcttttgtaactGCTCCGTccgagctgaggagagatacacaaactacagtatatgtataatatgtatatatacacaatgtacaatgtacaaatTCCTagttttttacaatttacagttattacagtgtttttatGATGACATTGTTGACATCATACACAGAGTGGTCCCCACaattcatcagttgccctgattcagggcccgaatggcctgcaggaagaagctcctcttcagtctctctgtgttggtcttcagggagcaaaagcacttccctgacctcaacagagagaagagcctattgaaGaaccttcacaatcctcctggctttggtctggcaccgcttgtaatatatggtcttcaggtcaggaagttccgtatgagtgatgcgctctgctgaatgcattactctctggagtgcttgtctgtcctgcttggtgctgttcccaaaccaggctgtgatgttccctgtgctctcaatagtgcaggtgtagcagttctgcagcaccttggagggcagtctgaagtctcttacgTGTCTTAGGTGTCTCTTAGGCCCTTCACGACGTTATTGTCAGCGAATATGGTCTATGTTTCTATGTTCTgcgcatttatatatataaaatcaaggAGTTCTCTGTTACCAAGTATAAGCCACCTGCCAACAGATCTGCATTATGAAGTGGCTAAAGAGGTCACCATAACCCTATATGGCTTCTGAATGTGCAGTAGAAGAGTGGTATATAACCTTGTGTTTGTTGGACAATATTGGGGAAGCTGGGTGTTCTTTTTCTCTACAGACAGGAAACTTGACCTTGCTGCATAAAGCCTGTCAACCAGAGCCTTATATATGTCAGGGTCAAGCTCAGTAAAACCATTGCTCATCTTAAGATCATGGATGTTATTAACCCTTGCTGTGTTGGGAATAAGTTCTgtacaaaatattttgtattgattcactgtttaaaaaataaaaatgaaatatttcataaaacgtcgaatatataaaaatgttagaaGTATTAAATATAtcccttttatttattaaagtgtgttgttttattcaGAATTCCTTCACATGTGCACTgccttaaaaatatattaattgaaAAATATAGTTTTGGCTAGTTTTTATCTGTAGCCCCCATACCTCAGTTCAATAAAATTCTATTTTCAAACCGACCACTAGAAGGCCTCGAAAGGACATATCGCGAGAATCTGTTGCGCTGAAATAAATAGCGTCGGAACTCTCATCAAGCCTTCTTCTTCCTAAATACACATCACGTAAGTGACTGCTGGGTTTTGCTAGAACGAATATCCAGTCGTATCGGTGCGATCATTTGAAATTGAACTAAGTGTTAGCGATAGAATCAGTCAATGATGTATATATGTTCTGTTAATGTTAAAATTGAACAGATGGGTTGAACGAAGGTAGTTTTCTATTAGTGATTTTATTTGATGGTTTCAAAAATGGCGACCAGCTAGCTAACGACATCTTGCAGGAAATTGGGAATTTATCTTTTTGGCGCGCACATTATAAGATGTCTTTTCGATTAGCGTAGTTCGCACCCACCTATAATAACTCTAAAATAAGGTAACAATCGCTTAGCTAGCTGACGGTAAAGCGGCAAGCACGATTCATTTTACTGCGTGGCACCGCAGACGGCCGATTTTAGCTGGTGTagggttagctaacgctagctagttagcttttAACACGTaggttatatataaatattttagccACTGTCTCATTGTAGCAAATGGCGGACGACGCCGGTGGTAGAGGAGGTTTTCGCGGAGGTTTCGGAGCTGGCGGCCGGGGCCGTGGTCGTGGACGGGGCAGGGGCCGTGGTCGTGGTCGTGGAGCCCGTGGCGGCAAATCCGAGGACAAGGAAGTAAGTggtaaaatgtcttttaataTAGGTTATGTTAAAGTGTAAAAGTGTTTGGCTCTAATTTGTCATGCCTTGTCGGAATTTTTCATTTAGTGGGTGCCAGTGACCAAGCTCGGTCGTCTGGTAAAAGACATGAAGATAAAATCTCTGGAGGAAATCTACTTATATTCTCTGCCAATCAAGGTGTGCAAgacttttgatttgttttatattgacaatatttgtatattttgtggCTAAATGTGTTGTCTGATTATAGGAGTCTGAGATCATTGATTTCTTCTTGGGGTCAGCCCTGAAGGATGAGGTGCTGAAGATTATGCCTGTCCAGAAACAGACAAGGGCTGGTCAGCGCACCAGGTTCAAGGTGATTTGATCTCCATCCTCAACGCCGCTTGTAAAAAGTAGCTAAGATTGCGGTGTTTTGTGACTTCACATGCTGGCTGTGCTTTAGGCCTTTGTTGCCATCGGTGACTACAATGGCCACGTCGGTCTGGGAGTGAAGTGCTCTAAGGAGGTGGCCACTGCCATCCGTGGAGCAATCATCCTGGCCAAGCTGTCGATCATTCCTGTCCGCCGAGGCTACTGGGGTAACAAGATTGGCAAACCCCACACCGTACCCTGCAAGGTGAGATGAAATCACTGAGTTGATTATTATTCAGGGTTCCTAGGGATCATTTCTGTAATATGGAattttataaattgtatttGACATGGAATgtcatgccttttttttttttttttttttttttttttttttttttgagttccCATTAATCAACTTTTTCATTCAGCTTCTTAGTCAgggaatttgacatttgacttAGATTGGTAACCTGTATTATTGTTTCTATGGAGTCAGCTATTTATAGACTTGCGTACCTACAGGCTGTCTGCTTTTTCCACAGGTTACTGGCCGCTGTGGTTCAGTCTTGGTGCGTCTAATCCCTGCACCCCGTGGTACTGGTATTGTGTCTGCTCCTGTCCCCAAGAAGCTGCTCATGATGGCTGGTATCGATGACTGCTACACTTCAGCCAGAGGCTGCACTGCCACCCTGGGCAACTTTGGTAAGGAGTCTTTCGTAAGGATGCTTGCAGCACATGTTCTCCCCGCTCTAGTCTGCTGTACCTTTTGTGGAAACAAATGTATATTCTTCTTGTGCATCAACACCCTTGCGGTATTTGTTCCTTTATGCTCCACAGCTTATTGTGGGGACTGTCTGAATTGCCTGTGATGCTTACTGTGATCATGGGCATTTTACTTCCTCTTTTCAGCCAAGGCTACTTTTGATGCCATCTCCAAGACGTATAGCTACCTGACTCCTGATCTGTGGAAGGAAACGGTGTTCACAAAGTCTCCTTACCAGGTAAATTACCTGCTACTGTCACGTAAATTGTTTACTTTATCTGTGAACTCCTTATATATTTCCTTCTTCCCCTTTAGGAATTCACTGATCATCTGGCCAAAACTCACACCAGGGTCTCTGTACAGAGGAGCCAGGCCGCTCTTCAGGCAGCCTCCTAAATTTTGTATGACGGGTTTGAAATAAACTCATGGAAACAAGCTTTATTTGGTCTaacattttcttattattgtaACTTGAAGCTCCCCCCCCTCTactggtggtttttttttttttttggtaggaacactacactttacattttagtcaAGTCTGATGCTGTTGTTCATCTCTTTCAGTAGCAACATCACTGATGCATTAAGTACTAGTCATTTCTTCAGGTATTCAAGATCACTGGTCATTGAGAGTTGTCTTGAGTGGCATGGGGAAGTTTAGCTCTTTCCTAGGTGGTACCTGGGCCATTTCCCTAAACTAACAAGTCTGGTCCATGTGAATTTAAAATGGGTATATGAcaaatttcaattaaatgtatgaCTATCACTGCCATTTACATAAATCAgtttaataaactttattgtacacatttatacatcACAGAAAGGAAACTGACAGGAGCAAGGGTTTATGCTTTCTGTGCCTCAGACATCATGCGCTCTTTTTGCTTCATTAAGCAGTTCCGGGCACCGGCATATGCTCCAAGATCCCCATCTGAAACAGGTTTCCCATCATAATTCATTGTAATGATACTAGTATACCACAATGCTGGTCACAGCATTCTAACATGCAGGGTAAAATGAGAAAGGTTACAAGACAGAACcgaataaaactgaatttagtGGTGATGGCATTGGATATGTAAAGATTAATAGAACAATACAACAATGCACCGTCAGTTGCTTTTGGTATGTTCTTTTGTCTTTCAACTGCTTCACAATCAGATTAAAAATTTAAGGAAAGATGTTGGTTTTAGTACAAGAAATAATTTTACATGCTGCAGCAGTAATTTGTCAATAAATCCTTATCAAATTCTAGTGTCTAAAGTAGTGAAAGCAAgtggatgaatgaatggattGCTAAGTTATTGGTGTATCTACACTTACAGCGTGACTGGTATGCCCTGGTGACCTGCTTAAATTGCTCGAGCTCCTTTGCGCAGTTCTGTATGTAGCTGGGGCCCTCGCGTTGTTGGCAAGCGCGGGCCCGTTCCTGAATAATTTTCACGATCTCCTGGTCCACTTTACTACAGAGTAATCAAAGAAATGCTGAGCCCTTACAAAGCAAGTTCAGACAAAATAATGGAGAACATTGCGTAGTCGATACTTACTGATCTCTCCTCCACTGCATCTCTGCTTCATAATAGCACATATAGTCACCCTCTTGACACTCTGTCAGCTCCGGCACACGGCGAAATTTCTGGTGATAGTAGTAGTACTTGTTCTTGCCCCGGATGCTGTCGATAGCGTCTAGAGAGGAAAAAAGTAATATAGAGTTAAGTTCGCATCCTATGCTTTTTGTAAGAAGCTGCAACTGGAAGTGACCTTGCATTAACATTAGCTGCTATGAAGCTATTTAAGTCATACGTAGCGTTAGCTGTTATAAACAAGACCGAGGCCTGCCGATCTATTAAGATACCTAGATCAGCTAGTTAGCCAACTATCTAGCTACACCTTTCACACAAAATATGTATGAACGATTTCTGTATGCTAAATTCCAGCTAACTATCTTAGAAAGGACAACGTAGGCTTAAGCAAgacagctaggttagctaagttACCTCTGAATGTAGTCACAGGCAGATCCACAGAATAATAGAAGATCTTTGATATAATTAAGACTGGATTAGGGACAACAGTCTGCTTATCCACAACAGGAGTCTGGCTCGGGGGCTCGGGGTAAGCATCTTTATCATAATCCTGTGGCATTTTAAATCCCGAAATCGAAgggaaattttttaaaatcccttCTGTTCGACCTCCAGTATGCTAGCCTTTCTCGACAGTGCGCATGCGCGCTAGTAACATGGAGGAAAGGTCAAATGTGGAATAAATCGACATTTCAAATTTTGAAGTATCTCTTAATTTGAAGTTCATTGCTGAGTATACATTCTGCAAAACAACCACACCTGCATTTCAGAAAAATCATCCCTTTTTTACATAAGTCATAAGGAGGTCATAGGTTAAAAAGAGTCCTTGTTCTTATCAATTTTGTAGAGCATCGGCAAAGTTCATCAGATTTTTCAACTGGCAGATTTTAGGCAAACAAGTATATAAGAtaaacatttagctgatacGATGTGATTAGTTTTAAGTGAATTTcgttcatttaaaaatgcaagcaGCATcgttttattaaaataactaaCATTCTTTTAATTCTTGTCTTAATTCAAGTAATTCATTTAATCTGAagctgagatatatatatatatatatatatatatatatatatatatatatatatacacacacacaatttatatatacaattaacaatgaaagaaaatatatatatatatatatatatatatatataaaatgtttttctttcattgttaaTTGTATTTTGTAGCCTGATATCTCTAGGTTTGTTCACAATACGCCTACTCGTACTACTTCTACCACCTTGTGGAATTGAATGCAGCCTCCAGCCAGCTGGTGATGGCTGTACCACAACAGGCAAAGAGCACCTcacaatatattttcaaatgatggaaagaaaaaaaacacaatttggTTCAGTTGGGCTGCATCTCTCTGTGGATTCCAATGGGTTCCGCTATTACCAACTCATAGTTTCCAGGTCACCTAATGTGTCACAACTTGGAATCAACAAGCTTATATGAAAGCAATACTACTTCCTAACTGGGCCAACAACCAATTTAGAGTCCTTAAACTCTGTGTCATCCTAAGTATGAGTCTTAGATCAGTGCTTgtccctgtctctttctgcctTGCTCCAGGACTGCAAAGAGAGCCATGGTCAGTGACTTCCCGTATTTCTGAAACCTAAAGTTGAAGATTGTCAGAGCTGTGTTTTTTGTAAGGCTTACAGTGGTGTGAGTGAGATTACCTCTGACTTTAACCTGGTATGTTGTTATCATGTAAGATGTATTAAAAAGAAGGTTTTGAGGTTTTTCCTCTAGGTTCCATTCCTAGAGGTGATGAGGGGTTAGTACCTTTTGCATGTAGCCTGTATCTCAAAAGAAATTGGAACATTATTATGACTCATTTGTTGACTCTAAATGATAGATACCTTGTCACAGTccctaaaataattttaatgcatttgcatttttacaaatgtattaaaatccatattaaaaagtatcttaaaatgcatgttattttttattttcattggaTGCTAAAAGATTATAATTTGTCTTACTTTACTTAACTTTAAAGAATTTACaagaacaggaacaaaaaaattaatcagtCAGTTCTTCTTCAGAGATGGTGTTGTGGGGAACAGGTCATTTTATTCAGACAATAGTAGCTCTGTCATTTCTTGACATATGTCTCTGGGTGGTGAGTGAACATGTGGACCATAAACCCTTAATAGATCCTTAACTCTGTGACTTACAAATGCTGAGAAATGCACAATGATGGTTCACAGTTTGTTGTCTAAAATCAGAACTTTCCTCCCATTTGGAgtacaaaaattaaaattttaattggCTTCATAGAAAATCACAATACACTCACAAAAAATTGATTTTGCCATACATTACCATTCAATCAAATTGAATCATTGTAAATGGAATTTGTTTCCTCTATAGACAAGAATGAATAATTTGCTTAAAAGTAACACCTTTAATTTACTAAATGTCAAAAtaacctttttgcttttttcttaaTATGGATGAACAGTTTCATAACAAGCAAATTAACTCTGCAGCCACTGTAAAGTTGTTTGTTtaacacttttatatttttcaatgTAAAGGggctgtctgtgggtgtgtgtcgtCCTCATAGTCTCACCGTAAATTCCACGCCCCACGCCATGGGCACATGGGCTTTCTGGCCCACAAGCGGAGCAAGAGGCATCGTGGGAAGGTGCGCTGCTGGCCCAGGGATGATCCCAAACTGCCTGTCCACCTCACAGCATTCCTGGGTTACAAGGCTGGCATGACCCACACCCTCCGGGAGGTACTCCGTAGTGGCATGAGTGAGTCCATCCTTTAAAACAGATTCATTCAGCTTAGGTGACTGTATTGCCATAATCATGTGTATATTTTGAAGGCATATTAAATCTTGCTGAGCCAATTTTGTGCTTCATTCCAACTGAGGGCTGCAGTTGACTACATTTTGAAGTGCCCTATAGAAGAGTAAGTATGTGTCAGGTTTAAGGTTAAGTAGTCATTGCAACATGacccttttctcttttctctctcacagaggTATCCAAAcgagaggaggtggaggctgTTACTATTATTGAGACTCCTCCTGTGATCGTGGTCGGAATGGTAGGATACATCAACACCGTGAAGGGTCTGCGCTCTTTCAAGACCGTCTTTGCTGAGCACATTAGTGATGAGTGCAAGCGCCGATTCTACAAaaactggtgtgtttgtgtgtgtgtgtgtgtgtgtgcgcatctgtatgtgtgtgtgtttgctattaTGTTTGCTATTATATTTCAAGATAAGCTCTAAACTAGACAAAGTTTGACCTCTATCCTTTCTCTTCAGATAGTGAATTCGTAGTTGT
It encodes the following:
- the ndufb10 gene encoding NADH dehydrogenase [ubiquinone] 1 beta subcomplex subunit 10, encoding MPQDYDKDAYPEPPSQTPVVDKQTVVPNPVLIISKIFYYSVDLPVTTFRDAIDSIRGKNKYYYYHQKFRRVPELTECQEGDYMCYYEAEMQWRRDHKVDQEIVKIIQERARACQQREGPSYIQNCAKELEQFKQVTRAYQSRYGDLGAYAGARNCLMKQKERMMSEAQKA
- the si:ch211-139g16.8 gene encoding uncharacterized protein si:ch211-139g16.8 isoform X1 → MVLCPFLPIICTLVIAQVLTTEECQVAVIQSEELLFGSVNQSLSIPCHVTVSACNGLINSSPMMVWYMFKKDSHSQLDLKSQPLKYRLETQHLSIHSLSADDNGVYYCAAILKTVSANKEKQAFGSGTTVTVKENSFTTGHMLLVMLLVLLMLYSLTILSFIVCIKTRGSTLFLQGRLRTSQIKSTSTRRVQFGAVVQELYTKRNLRSSNKTSPSEASPENKCETHRKKEERVTEDTTFK
- the si:ch211-139g16.8 gene encoding uncharacterized protein si:ch211-139g16.8 isoform X2, which translates into the protein MVLCPFLPIICTLVIAQVLTTEECQVAVIQSEELLFGSVNQSLSIPCHVTVSACNGLINSSPMMVWYMFKKDSHSQLDLKSQPLKYRLETQHLSIHSLSADDNGVYYCAAILKTVSANKEKQAFGSGTTVTVKENSFTTGHMLLVMLLVLLMLYSLTILSFIVCIKTRGSTLFLQGRLRTSQIKSTSTRRVQFGAVVQELYTKRNLRSSNKTSPSEASPENKFRADRQSIYQNMYKTE
- the rps2 gene encoding 40S ribosomal protein S2 → MADDAGGRGGFRGGFGAGGRGRGRGRGRGRGRGRGARGGKSEDKEWVPVTKLGRLVKDMKIKSLEEIYLYSLPIKESEIIDFFLGSALKDEVLKIMPVQKQTRAGQRTRFKAFVAIGDYNGHVGLGVKCSKEVATAIRGAIILAKLSIIPVRRGYWGNKIGKPHTVPCKVTGRCGSVLVRLIPAPRGTGIVSAPVPKKLLMMAGIDDCYTSARGCTATLGNFAKATFDAISKTYSYLTPDLWKETVFTKSPYQEFTDHLAKTHTRVSVQRSQAALQAAS